A region of bacterium DNA encodes the following proteins:
- a CDS encoding alpha/beta hydrolase produces the protein TGSGPENRDEEVFGFKPFKLLADYLTPLGVAVLRCDDRGVGGSTGAGADVTTVDLADDVTAQMDFLAKRTDIDLGRIGLLGHSEGSIIAGMVAAQTGGPAFVILMGGPAFNGAQIVKSQLVLLSRAEGATEEEIAKSLDLEERIFAAVRSGGDMEGIKGEVAELMRESIANLSEEERATIADVDAYVNATVEAQFAAVQSPWFRFFMDYDPALDLAKITCPLLAVWGEHDLQVPAEENRARMEEVLAKAGHTDYTLEILPKANHLFQETETGAFSEYAELPKEFAPGFLELVSGWMLPRVGIPQ, from the coding sequence ACCGGCTCCGGGCCGGAGAACCGCGACGAGGAGGTCTTCGGCTTCAAGCCCTTCAAGCTCCTGGCCGATTACCTGACCCCCCTGGGCGTGGCCGTGCTGCGCTGCGACGACCGCGGTGTCGGCGGTTCCACCGGCGCGGGCGCTGACGTCACCACGGTGGACCTGGCCGACGACGTAACCGCCCAGATGGATTTCCTGGCGAAGCGGACCGATATAGACCTCGGCCGGATCGGGCTCCTGGGCCACAGCGAGGGCTCCATCATCGCCGGCATGGTGGCGGCCCAGACCGGCGGGCCCGCCTTCGTCATCCTGATGGGCGGCCCGGCCTTCAACGGCGCCCAAATCGTCAAATCCCAGTTGGTCCTGCTCTCCCGCGCCGAGGGCGCCACCGAGGAGGAGATAGCGAAAAGCCTCGACTTGGAGGAACGGATTTTCGCCGCCGTGCGGAGCGGCGGGGACATGGAGGGGATTAAAGGGGAGGTCGCGGAGCTCATGCGGGAGTCCATCGCCAACCTCTCCGAGGAGGAGCGCGCCACGATAGCCGACGTGGACGCTTACGTGAACGCGACCGTCGAGGCGCAGTTCGCCGCCGTCCAGAGCCCCTGGTTCAGGTTCTTCATGGACTACGACCCCGCCCTCGACCTGGCGAAAATCACCTGTCCGCTCCTGGCGGTCTGGGGCGAGCACGATCTCCAGGTTCCCGCGGAGGAGAACCGGGCGCGGATGGAGGAGGTCCTCGCCAAGGCGGGCCACACCGACTACACCCTGGAAATATTGCCCAAGGCCAACCACCTCTTCCAGGAAACAGAAACCGGCGCCTTCAGCGAGTACGCCGAGCTCCCCAAGGAGTTCGCCCCCGGCTTCCTCGAGCTCGTATCCGGCTGGATGCTGCCCCGGGTCGGCATCCCCCAATAG
- a CDS encoding Xaa-Pro peptidase family protein: protein MREDLDKLMEERGIDWLFIEGGNGDNPAMHYLLGNAPIGYCSLWKPRGGRAYLFTGPFEREEAKKLPFIAVDTTKFNYHELLEKEPDHLKRTVEFFRRMMADVGVKGRVSLYGRGGLGANYLLYRALDEAVPEVGIEPEFENDVIITARETKDAEEISHIRRVGEKSCEVFGEVRKLLGSAEERGGKLYDSGEPLTVGRVRRFITLELFKRGLMEDVGTIFAPGDEGGYPHSHGTDSRQLAVGEPIVYDMFPRELGHGYYFDMTRTWCVGRVHPEADRDYTLVKEVQAEIENAIEVGGSAYSYHKRAADLIARAGHPTIISDPATQVGFCHGLGHGVGLDIHEKPRLGGTEKNPDLIQPGSVFTNEPGVYYPERGYGVRVEDTLCVTPEGKVENLTPEPKALLVPLK, encoded by the coding sequence GTGCGCGAGGACCTGGACAAGCTCATGGAAGAGCGGGGGATAGACTGGCTCTTCATCGAGGGGGGGAACGGGGACAACCCCGCGATGCACTACCTCCTCGGCAACGCCCCCATCGGCTACTGCTCGCTGTGGAAACCCCGCGGCGGCCGGGCGTACCTCTTCACCGGCCCCTTCGAGCGCGAGGAGGCCAAGAAGCTGCCCTTCATCGCCGTGGACACGACGAAGTTCAACTACCACGAGCTGTTGGAGAAGGAGCCGGATCACCTCAAACGGACCGTGGAGTTTTTCCGCCGCATGATGGCGGACGTGGGCGTGAAGGGGCGCGTGTCGCTCTACGGCCGGGGCGGCCTCGGCGCCAACTACCTCCTCTACCGCGCGCTCGACGAGGCGGTGCCCGAGGTGGGCATCGAGCCCGAGTTCGAGAACGACGTGATCATCACCGCCCGCGAGACCAAGGACGCCGAGGAAATTTCCCACATCCGCCGGGTCGGCGAAAAATCCTGCGAGGTTTTTGGCGAGGTGCGAAAGCTGCTCGGGTCCGCCGAGGAACGGGGGGGGAAGCTCTACGACTCGGGCGAGCCGCTGACGGTGGGGCGTGTCAGGCGTTTCATCACCCTCGAACTCTTCAAGCGCGGCCTGATGGAGGACGTGGGCACCATCTTCGCCCCGGGCGACGAGGGCGGTTACCCCCACTCCCACGGGACCGACTCCCGCCAGCTCGCAGTGGGCGAACCCATCGTCTACGACATGTTCCCCCGGGAGCTGGGCCACGGGTATTACTTCGACATGACGCGCACCTGGTGCGTCGGTCGAGTCCACCCCGAGGCGGACCGGGACTATACCCTCGTGAAAGAGGTCCAGGCCGAGATCGAGAACGCCATCGAAGTCGGAGGTTCCGCCTACTCCTACCACAAGCGGGCGGCGGACCTGATCGCCCGGGCCGGCCACCCCACCATAATCTCCGACCCAGCGACCCAGGTCGGCTTCTGCCACGGCCTGGGGCACGGTGTGGGCCTCGACATCCACGAGAAACCGCGCCTCGGCGGAACCGAGAAGAATCCCGACCTGATCCAGCCCGGCAGCGTCTTCACCAACGAGCCCGGGGTGTACTACCCGGAAAGAGGCTACGGCGTCCGGGTCGAGGACACGCTCTGCGTCACGCCCGAGGGGAAAGTCGAGAACCTCACGCCGGAACCCAAGGCGCTTCTCGTCCCCCTGAAGTAA